A segment of the Odoribacter splanchnicus DSM 20712 genome:
GGAATATCATTATAAGGAATCTTGATGAATCCGGGAGTGAAAGGTCCGTATCCGGCATACGATTCGGGATCGTTAGAGAGCGAAACGATCGTAATGGTACGTCCATGAAAATTCCCGTCACAAACGATAATCTTGGCCTTTCCATCGGGTACCCCCTTTTTCATATAAGCCCATTTCCGACAGAGTTTCAACGCTGTTTCATCGGCCTCTGCTCCTGTATTCATCGGTAACACCTTGTCATAACCAAAGAATCGGGTCACAAATTCTTCCCATTCTCCCAGCACATCATTATAAAAAGCCCGCGAAGTCAATGCCAGTTTCTGAGCCTGATCGGTCATTGCCTTCACAATCTTCGGATGACAATGTCCCTGGTTCACAGCCGAATAAGCAGAAAGAAAATCGAAATACTTTTTTCCATCTGTATCCCAGACATAAATACCTTCTCCCCGTTCGAGTACCACAGGTAGCGGGTGATAGTTGTGAGCCCCGTAACGAGCTTCTCTGTCTATAAATTCTTGTGCTGTCATAATATATAAAGTTTAAGTTCGTAATCGTTTGCAGCATGCAATTTGTAAAAAAAACAGCATATTAAAAACAATTTCCCGTTTTTTTTATAAAATCATTTTCAAACCGGAATTTATCATAACGGTGAAAACAGACAGAACACCTATCCCGCTTACTTTCTCTTTCGTAAAAAGCCGAAATATTTCCGCAACAGTTCCCGCAAAGTATCGAATGATTCCTGATAAGACACCCCTACTCCCTGAATGGTTTCCGTATTATTATATAGCAGCTTCTCGTTCGTATGGGAGTAAGCCTTCATTTTCAACGATCCTTGTTTATTTAACTTCACTTCGATATCGAAGTCTCCGGCAATATTATTTTTGCGATTCTCGTCCCCGGCAGCGTTCCGATTACCTCCGACATCCATATTTCCGTTAGCAGAAATCGTAATCCGGTCATCGAGAAGCTGAGTTGAGACAGCCAGTTCGAACTCATCCGATGTCATTTCTTTTTCCCGGTCTCCCCGACGGTAAGCAAACCCGATATCTACATTGCTGCTAAACTGTGAAAACCAACGGGATAACTGATTGGAAAACATCTCCGTCAAAGTCGTCACCCCTGCCGTCTGGGCTTGTAAACCATAATCCCCCGTATTGTCTGTCCGGTAGAATCGGTTCAATACCAACAGAGAAAACATTTGTTTATTAATCTCGTCCTGGCTGGAAAAAAGACTCTGGATATAACTTTTACTCTGGGTTTCCAGTGTCGGGAAGTTTATATCGAATTTTACTACCGGATTGGTCAGGTTATCACTCAGATTCAGGATACATTCCACCGGAACCTTTCTTCCCGATTCCGTAGCGATCTTTTCATCGGGATTCGACTCATCGGAAGAGAGTTTTTCTGCCGGTAACAATTCGGTAATCGTCGTTTTCAAATTATATACCGCATTGATATTCAACATTGCCTCATAAGGCGAACCGCTCCAGGAAATCGTTCCCCCGGGAGTAAGTACAAATTTTTTATTCACCAGGTTGCTCAAAGTAAAGAGATAATCCCCTTTTGCAATCTGATATTCCCCGAACATATTCAGATTTCCGTCTTTATCGAAAGTGATCTTAATATCTCCGTTTCCCGTAGTTTTCAGAATATCTCCGACCGTCGGGTCAAAAATCACCTGTACATTCAGCTTATCGTTGACCTCCAGGTTCGCATTCAAATTAATATCCGATACTGCCGATTTAGGTTGTATCTTCTGATTCTCCGGCTGTCCGGTATGGACAAAATGCAAAAAATTATTGGACTGCTCCGTCATGCCTGCCGACAAGGGAAGATACAAACGGGAATCATTCTCCGTCCGGGCATTGACCGTGACATTATCCACCCCATTATGGTTATCCAAATCGGCCAACCCACTCAGATATACCTGACCATAAAACGATTCGTTATCTGCAAAACCGGTATTCAGCACCATAAACTTTTCAAACCGGGCATCGAGGCGGTAACGATTTTCCCAAAACTGATATTCTCCATTCAACACCGCTTGCTGCCCATGAATATCTTTCATATAAAAATTACGAAACAACAGATGATTATTTACGATATGAACGCTATCGTGAACAAAAAATTTAGTATTCAAAACATTGACTTTCATCCCTACCGAATCGAAATAGACAAAACCGGAAATATCCGGCTTATAGGTATTTCCTGAAATCCGCACATTCCCGGACAAATTCCCGGCAGTCTCCGTGACAAAATCAGAAGCATAGATTCCTAACCGCTCCAATCCCACTTTTTCCAAATGTATGCCGACATCAATCGTATCCTTCTCGGGCGTATAATACCCCTGTACCACTAAGGGCACAGCATCGTCTACTCTGTTTTCAGCTCCGACAATGACGTTTCTGTTATCCGCATCCCAATACGAACGCAGGCTCAACGATCCTAAAGTATCCCGGTTGATTCCCCAGTTATCGACATTAAAATCGGTAATCAACATAAAATTTTTATAATAATCCTGAAGAGTCAGCGAACCGGTAGCGATTCCGAACAAAAATGGCCGGTGTTTCAAAGCGATCCGGCTTACATTCTCCAGATTGAAATTCTCGAGTTTCACGAATAGCTTTTCTTCAGTAGATTCGGAGAGTTTACCGTTAACCGACAAACTCTCTTTTCCCCGCTGCATAAAAAAGTCACTTACATCAATCTCTTTACCGGCGATAAAAACCGAAGATTCCTTGACCCGCCAAACGCTATCGTTCATCACAATGACTCCCGGATGAATCCGGATTTCCGTGTTATAACCATACTTTTCATCGGGAGAGAAAACGACACAGGCAGACAATTCCCCGCTATAAGTCTTATCTCCCCAATTACACCAGCTCAATCTATTGTCCAGATGGTTATCCGCAAGCGTTAACTCATTCCTGACATTATAAAGCTGGTATCCATTGCCATAAATGAGCCGGTCGGTAGTATATTTCATATCCAGCCGTTGCATATCCCCCACCAGATCGATTTTGGAATGAAGCAGGCTGATGTCCTCATAACCGATCGAATCGGTCGTCAGGCGAAGACGCAATTGTCCGGTTTCATTCCGGTAATCGGAAGTAATCAATGTACCCGAAGCTATATACAAATCAGGATAGAGAACCTGCAAAATCCGGCCGGCATCTTTTACCTGCACGGTATATTGAAAATCGAACTTTTCAGGTTCTTTCCGTTTCGGATACTTCCGGGTCTTTTTAGGCTGATGTACCGAATAAGCCGGTAAATAATTTTGCATCAATCGAAAAACAAACGGAGCAGGGCGCAATTCCCGAAAATTTCCCGAAATAAAAAGATCCACGACATCCGATTTTAAAGTAGTAGTATTATGATCTCCCTTCTGGTTATCCTCCATACTAATTTTATCTATCGTGAATGTAGCTGTATCACAGGTATATTTGAAATCCGTCAGGGATAAATTGGTAAAACTCTTATTTTCCTGCCCGGCATGAATGATCTCGAACGAAGTTTCGAGCGCCTCCAGTCCCCCTTTTATATCCAAACCGAATGCCGCCAATTCATCGATCCGTAACTGTCCCCGGGTACTCAAAAAATTCAGGGAATCACTCAAATCATAAGCCAGCAATACCCCTCCCTGCATCTGCTCGTTCTCCACGGTGGCCATCACATCCAGCTTTCCCGTCTCATAAGTCATGGCCACTTTCATATCTTTGACATTCCCTTGATGGATATTCAGACGCTCCACTTTCGAATCTATATGAAACGAAGGTCCCCGGGTATCCCAGACTCCTGCATAACTACCGGACAAACTACCGTATCCCAGCATCGACAGCCCGGACAACTTTCCACAGTCGACCTGATAAAAATGAAAATCCCCACCCATGGCATCACAATCGGGCTTTTTGTCCGGACAAGGAGCATAACGAAACGTCAGATTTCCTGCCAAAGCCGGAGTAATACTCTTCGCCTTCACCATAAAATCCGATAATGTACCTTCGAAACAAATCGACTCGAAATCGACAAAAGAAAAATGATGCAGAGGTTCCGGAACCGGAATATACCTATCGAACCAGGGCAAATAGACGGTTTCCAGATCATCGGGATTCAAATGCGCCTTATACAAATCGATATGAAACCGTGTATTCCATACATCCGGCAACCCTTCCGATTTAAAACTTCCCTGAAAAACGGTTTTATCCCCTAACTCAAAATAAAGGTCATGACCTTCCAGCTTATTGATGGTGTTATTGACAATACCGCTGCATTTCACCGTATTATCGATCCCTCTCAGCACTCCGTTAAAATATGCCAGATCGATAAAACTCACCGACGAGGGCCCTAATTCATAATATTGTTGCATCCGGGTCGTAAAATAACGCCAGTCGTGCTGATCGGGTGTCCAGCTGAATTCCAGTTTCATCAAGTCGAGACTACTCCGTTCAAGTTCTATCCGTGCATCCGTAATCGTCAAATTACTCTCCCGGATCCGAACCCGTCCATCCAATTCCTTCATCCTCAATCCCGACTTCTCGATAAAACTCAAACCGGAAACGACGATCTGTGAATATTCATCCCCAAAGTCAAAATCCGTAATATCGACATTCAAATCCCGGCATTCCACATCCGTCCAGTTAACGCCATAATCCACCGGTTCATATTCTTCTTCACGATAAGTGAAACGGGAATCCCGCAGACTGACCTTCTTCAATCCCATCAACCAACCGCTCTGTTTTTCACCGCCCTCCCCCTCTGTATCGGCAGGAGCGACCCGCTGTAAAGAATCCAGAAACATCTCTATATTTGTCGGCGATCCTTCCCCACGCGATATCCATAAATTAAAATCAGCCTGATTCAAAACAATTTCACCGATCGTGAAACTCTTGTTTACGATATTGAAAGAATCTGCCTTTACCCGCAAATCCTGGCAATATAATAAAGTATCGTTTTTAAAGTCTTTTAATAAAACTTCTTTCAGTACCAAAGATTTTACCGGACGGAAATCGACATGGCCGATCTGAATAGTAACACCGGTAGACGCTTTAACCTGCTGAGTAATATATTGAACCAACGCAGTTTGTACATACGAAGTCTGTAACAGGAGATAAAGCATCCCTGCCAGTAACACCACTCCCGTTGCACAAAACAATAATATCCGAAGAACCTTTTTTATACCCGCAGTTATTTTTAGTTTGCTCACAAAAATATTAATATTGCATCAGATTTGAAAACGATTGGAGTTCAAAGATTAGAGAATAAAGTTTAAAGAATAAATATGACTGTAATTTTAGGAATCGAGTCTTCTTGTGACGATACCTCTGCTGCAATATTGAAAGATGGCCTTGTGCTAAGTAATGTCATTGCCAGCCAGAAAGTGCATGAAGCTTATGGCGGAGTTGTCCCTGAACTGGCCTCACGGGCACACCAGCAAAATATAATTCCCGTGGTATCAGAAGCCATCAAAAGGGCCGGTATCGAAGTGAAAGACATCGATGCTGTAGCTTTTACCCGCGGACCGGGGTTATTGGGCTCGCTCCTGGTAGGTACTTCTTTTGCTAAAGGTTTTGCCCTGGCCAATCATTTACCTATGATAGAAGTAAACCACCTGCAGGCGCACATCCTGGCTAATTTTATCAAAGAACCGGGAGTGGAAAGCCGGCAGCCTTCTTTCCCTTTCCTGACCCTGCTGGTGTCGGGCGGAAATTCGCAGTTGATCGTTGTACACGATTACCTGAAAATGGAAATGATCGGACAAACGATCGACGATGCTGCGGGGGAAGCCTTCGACAAATGTGCCAAAGTGATGGGATTACCCTATCCCGGCGGTCCGATTATCGACCGACTCGCGAAAGAAGGTAATCCGGAACGCTTCACTTTCAACAAACCGCAAATACCGGGGCTCGATTACAGTTTCAGCGGACTGAAAACTTCATTCCTCTATTTTCTGCGGGATGAACTGAAAAACAATCCCGATTTCATTCAGGATAACCTGAACGACTTATGTGCTTCTCTTCAAAAGACTGTTATCGATATTCTGATGTCTAAATTGAAAAAAGCAGCCAAACAAACGGGAATAAAACAAATAGCCATCGGCGGAGGTGTTTCGGCCAATTCGGCTTTACAAAAAGCAGTACATGACGAAGCAGCCTGCTCAGGCTGGGAAGTTTTTATTCCGCGTCTGGGATTTTCCCTCGATAATGCCGGGATGGTAGCCGTTACCGGTTATTACAAATACCTGGCAGGACAATTTATCGGCCTGGACGCAGCTCCCTTTGCCCGAACCACTCTCGAGTAAATCCGTATAATCCCTATAATAACGATGTTATGAAACTCCTTGTCACCTACAATATTCCCCGGGAACCCTTCCAGAATCTGCCTGCAGATTGGGAAATCACCTTTCCGGAAAAGGAAGAATTCAGTAAAACGGAATTGCTGCGCATACTACCCGATTACGATATTATGCTGGCCATATTTCATGCTCCGATCGACAGGGAAATCATCGATGCCGGAAAAAAGCTGAAGCTAATCAGCAATTATGGAGTGGGTTATAATAATATCGATATCACCTATGCCCGTGAAAAGGGTATAGCTGTGACCAATACCCCGAAAGCGGTCAATAGTCCTACGGCCGAGCTGGCACTGGCCCTGATGCTGAGTGCAGCCCGCCGGATTACCGAATGCAATCAACGTATCCGCATAGAAAAAGAAAGTATGTGGGGCACTATGCGCAACCTGGGGTTCGGATTGGAAGGAAAGACCTTGGGCATTATAGGCCTGGGCAATATCGGTAAAAATGTCGCCCGTAAAGCAGAAGCTTTCGGAATGAATATCATTTACTATAATCACCACACCGAAGTTCCCGGTTACCGACGGGTCGAACTGGATACCCTGCTCCGGGAATCCGACTTCGTCACTCTTCATACCCCCTTGACTCCCGCTACCCGGCACCTGATCGGACAGCGTGAACTGAGTTTGATGAAACCGACAGCCATTCTCGTCAATACAGCCCGGGGAGCTGTTGTCGATGAGCAAGCACTGGCCGAAGTATTGAAAAAACGTCAAATAGCAGGTGCAGCCCTGGATGTCTTCGAAGACGAACCTCACATCACAGAAACCCTCTACGCTTTGGAGAACGTCGTACTCACCCCCCACATCGGAACCGGCACCATCGATGCCCGCATCGCCATGGGTCGTGAAGCCCTCGAAAACATCCGTCATTTCCTGGCAGGTAATCCAACCAATGTCGTCAATTAATATCATAGTTACAGCGGTCAGGGTTAATTTTTCCGTTAAAACTATTCTAAATGTAGGTTTATTTTGTTACTTGTTCGTCTTCGGTATTCGTGTTCGGGGCCCCGGTCGCTTCTGTCGGTCGTCTACCTTTTTCTATCACTGACCGGCGGAACTCCTCGCAGGCTCGTCAGACACCACCGGTCGGGCGTTCAGAAAAAGCAAGACGACACTCGCCAGAGCTCCAATGGTCCCCGAACACGAACACCTCCGACTTACGTTATCACTACATAGGAAACGAACTGTGACCTGAAAAGTATAAATTTCTATCAAACAGCTGTTTTTCTGAACCCTTACATGAGGGATTAATTCAGCCATCGGTATTTTATAGAAATAATCCGGTCAGGTAACCCAGGTATCCGTACTCCGGTCAGGGTGGCCTGCCCTTTCATTCAATAAAACTTTCCTTCTTTGCCCTGTAGTGCTGACGGAAGATGCAGGGTTTTGTGGCGGAAGACCATTGGAGCAGGAACGAGGGTCCGGTTAGGTTTTCCGAACGCCCGACCGGTGGTGTCTGACGAGCTTGCGAGGAGTTCCGCCGGTCAGTGAAGGAAAGCCTTACCGGACCGTTCCAGGCGAACCGGTCTGACGGCACAAAACCCGGAATCGGAATAGAAAGAAAAAATAAACCTACCTATAACTTGAGATTCGCAACTTCTTTTCAATAGGTCGTTGTCATATCCGTAGGGACACAAATATAAAAATCGGCTTTTCGCATGACATCCTTATCCAGTTTATCCGTCTTTTCCTGACGCACCACTTCAACGGTGGCTATTTTCAAACCGGGGCGATACCGGTTGAGATAAGTGATGATTCCGGCTTGGTTAGCAGAATGAAAGCTGCCGTTCAAGTGGACGAAGTACGATCCGATGTTCTGAGCAATCGACCATCCCATCGTTGCATCCTTCAAAGCCTGAGCTTTGGCCAGCTTCTCCGTATCCTCTTTTTTAGCTCCCGGCATTTCCATCGAACGGAAATATGTTTCAACCCCTTCATTCCGGACATAATTTAAAGGCAGCGGTGCGATATAATTTTTCGCTTCTTCCGACAATTGTTCCAAAGCCCCGAATCCTCCGCGGGATACCATAGCGGCATACCTGCGGGGTACATTCGTAGCAACGAAAGGAATCCGGTTGGTTTTAGCAAACTCTACGATCTTTTTATAGTCGGTCGGATAATTCGGCCATAGTTTTGCTTCCTTAGTGAAACGCTCGGCTGTAATCAATCCACTCAAATATTCATCCAACACCAGTTGATCGTCCCGTTCGAACATTTCAGCCCCGATCATCAACCGATCTTTATGAAGAGCATATAGATCCCGGACAATCTCATATTCCATCCAATGTGCTATCGGACAATTGTGTATCTCTCCGATAAATACAACCTGTTGTTCACCCAAAACACTCATCATATGGGCATAGTCGGTTTCCTGCCCGTCGGCATCGAATAAAGTATAGGCTCTTTTCTCCTGAGCAACGACCAAGCCGCCAGTCAGACAGAACCAAAGTATTATTATCATTCCTATTTTCATCATCTTTCTATTATTCAGGCACATAGATAATTTCTCCGTTTTCAAGTTCATAAGCTATACCAACCCTTTTTCCTTTCGAGCCGGAGCTTTGTTCGTTCGAAGGCGTATATTTATTGATTTTATTTCCCTCTTTCATGATAATCTCCATATTGTCTTTCCCAGGATTTTTCACGATAGTAAAATCTTCCTGAGTAAAAACTTCGGTCATATTCATGTGCATCACCATTGCCACCATCAGGGCTACCGCAAAAACCATAGCCACATCGAACAGGTTGACCACCACACTCAGCGGATCGGCATCTTCCTGAACGGCAAATTTGCTCTTTCGCCTCGCTGTTCTCATGCTTCTGTATTTTTCTCGTTTAACTTCCGGGCCACATAATCCAGATTATTCACATCTTTTGCATACCAGCGTTGTTTAAATTGCAACGACACCAAACCGACGGCACTAACTACCAAACCGACAACCGTAGTTGCAAAAACCACCTGCATATTATAAGCCATACCGGCGATATCTCCGGTAGAAAGTCCTACCAAGGCAGGGCTCATAGCAATCAAGGTGCCGATCAATCCCAATACCGGTCCCATCTTAGCCAGTAACTTCGAAAG
Coding sequences within it:
- a CDS encoding translocation/assembly module TamB domain-containing protein is translated as MSKLKITAGIKKVLRILLFCATGVVLLAGMLYLLLQTSYVQTALVQYITQQVKASTGVTIQIGHVDFRPVKSLVLKEVLLKDFKNDTLLYCQDLRVKADSFNIVNKSFTIGEIVLNQADFNLWISRGEGSPTNIEMFLDSLQRVAPADTEGEGGEKQSGWLMGLKKVSLRDSRFTYREEEYEPVDYGVNWTDVECRDLNVDITDFDFGDEYSQIVVSGLSFIEKSGLRMKELDGRVRIRESNLTITDARIELERSSLDLMKLEFSWTPDQHDWRYFTTRMQQYYELGPSSVSFIDLAYFNGVLRGIDNTVKCSGIVNNTINKLEGHDLYFELGDKTVFQGSFKSEGLPDVWNTRFHIDLYKAHLNPDDLETVYLPWFDRYIPVPEPLHHFSFVDFESICFEGTLSDFMVKAKSITPALAGNLTFRYAPCPDKKPDCDAMGGDFHFYQVDCGKLSGLSMLGYGSLSGSYAGVWDTRGPSFHIDSKVERLNIHQGNVKDMKVAMTYETGKLDVMATVENEQMQGGVLLAYDLSDSLNFLSTRGQLRIDELAAFGLDIKGGLEALETSFEIIHAGQENKSFTNLSLTDFKYTCDTATFTIDKISMEDNQKGDHNTTTLKSDVVDLFISGNFRELRPAPFVFRLMQNYLPAYSVHQPKKTRKYPKRKEPEKFDFQYTVQVKDAGRILQVLYPDLYIASGTLITSDYRNETGQLRLRLTTDSIGYEDISLLHSKIDLVGDMQRLDMKYTTDRLIYGNGYQLYNVRNELTLADNHLDNRLSWCNWGDKTYSGELSACVVFSPDEKYGYNTEIRIHPGVIVMNDSVWRVKESSVFIAGKEIDVSDFFMQRGKESLSVNGKLSESTEEKLFVKLENFNLENVSRIALKHRPFLFGIATGSLTLQDYYKNFMLITDFNVDNWGINRDTLGSLSLRSYWDADNRNVIVGAENRVDDAVPLVVQGYYTPEKDTIDVGIHLEKVGLERLGIYASDFVTETAGNLSGNVRISGNTYKPDISGFVYFDSVGMKVNVLNTKFFVHDSVHIVNNHLLFRNFYMKDIHGQQAVLNGEYQFWENRYRLDARFEKFMVLNTGFADNESFYGQVYLSGLADLDNHNGVDNVTVNARTENDSRLYLPLSAGMTEQSNNFLHFVHTGQPENQKIQPKSAVSDINLNANLEVNDKLNVQVIFDPTVGDILKTTGNGDIKITFDKDGNLNMFGEYQIAKGDYLFTLSNLVNKKFVLTPGGTISWSGSPYEAMLNINAVYNLKTTITELLPAEKLSSDESNPDEKIATESGRKVPVECILNLSDNLTNPVVKFDINFPTLETQSKSYIQSLFSSQDEINKQMFSLLVLNRFYRTDNTGDYGLQAQTAGVTTLTEMFSNQLSRWFSQFSSNVDIGFAYRRGDREKEMTSDEFELAVSTQLLDDRITISANGNMDVGGNRNAAGDENRKNNIAGDFDIEVKLNKQGSLKMKAYSHTNEKLLYNNTETIQGVGVSYQESFDTLRELLRKYFGFLRKRK
- a CDS encoding DUF2149 domain-containing protein, with product MRTARRKSKFAVQEDADPLSVVVNLFDVAMVFAVALMVAMVMHMNMTEVFTQEDFTIVKNPGKDNMEIIMKEGNKINKYTPSNEQSSGSKGKRVGIAYELENGEIIYVPE
- the tsaD gene encoding tRNA (adenosine(37)-N6)-threonylcarbamoyltransferase complex transferase subunit TsaD, which encodes MTVILGIESSCDDTSAAILKDGLVLSNVIASQKVHEAYGGVVPELASRAHQQNIIPVVSEAIKRAGIEVKDIDAVAFTRGPGLLGSLLVGTSFAKGFALANHLPMIEVNHLQAHILANFIKEPGVESRQPSFPFLTLLVSGGNSQLIVVHDYLKMEMIGQTIDDAAGEAFDKCAKVMGLPYPGGPIIDRLAKEGNPERFTFNKPQIPGLDYSFSGLKTSFLYFLRDELKNNPDFIQDNLNDLCASLQKTVIDILMSKLKKAAKQTGIKQIAIGGGVSANSALQKAVHDEAACSGWEVFIPRLGFSLDNAGMVAVTGYYKYLAGQFIGLDAAPFARTTLE
- a CDS encoding NAD(P)-dependent oxidoreductase, with the protein product MKLLVTYNIPREPFQNLPADWEITFPEKEEFSKTELLRILPDYDIMLAIFHAPIDREIIDAGKKLKLISNYGVGYNNIDITYAREKGIAVTNTPKAVNSPTAELALALMLSAARRITECNQRIRIEKESMWGTMRNLGFGLEGKTLGIIGLGNIGKNVARKAEAFGMNIIYYNHHTEVPGYRRVELDTLLRESDFVTLHTPLTPATRHLIGQRELSLMKPTAILVNTARGAVVDEQALAEVLKKRQIAGAALDVFEDEPHITETLYALENVVLTPHIGTGTIDARIAMGREALENIRHFLAGNPTNVVN
- a CDS encoding ChaN family lipoprotein, which produces MKIGMIIILWFCLTGGLVVAQEKRAYTLFDADGQETDYAHMMSVLGEQQVVFIGEIHNCPIAHWMEYEIVRDLYALHKDRLMIGAEMFERDDQLVLDEYLSGLITAERFTKEAKLWPNYPTDYKKIVEFAKTNRIPFVATNVPRRYAAMVSRGGFGALEQLSEEAKNYIAPLPLNYVRNEGVETYFRSMEMPGAKKEDTEKLAKAQALKDATMGWSIAQNIGSYFVHLNGSFHSANQAGIITYLNRYRPGLKIATVEVVRQEKTDKLDKDVMRKADFYICVPTDMTTTY